A stretch of bacterium DNA encodes these proteins:
- a CDS encoding radical SAM protein produces the protein MDNDPNILVVNEIYLSLQGESSWAGLPCVFVRLTGCNLRCTYCDSEFAFYDGDRRPIDAVVDQVLAFKTPLVEITGGEPLLQRGCAVLAQRLLDAGMTVLVETSGAMPIDVLPAGAIRIMDLKCPSSGECDKNDWRNIEHLTPRDEVKFVIGDRADYEWARDVMARHQLPRHCAVLISTVFGKVAPAAVSAWMLEDHLEARFQLQMHKYIWDPAMRGV, from the coding sequence GTGGATAACGACCCGAACATCCTCGTGGTCAACGAGATATATCTGAGTCTGCAGGGGGAATCCTCCTGGGCCGGCCTGCCCTGTGTCTTTGTGCGGCTGACCGGCTGCAACCTGCGCTGCACTTACTGCGATTCCGAGTTTGCCTTCTACGACGGCGACCGACGCCCCATCGACGCGGTCGTCGACCAGGTGCTGGCGTTCAAGACCCCGTTAGTGGAGATCACCGGCGGCGAACCGTTGCTGCAGCGCGGCTGCGCGGTCCTCGCGCAACGTCTGCTCGATGCCGGAATGACCGTGCTGGTCGAGACCTCCGGCGCAATGCCGATCGACGTGCTCCCCGCCGGCGCCATCCGCATCATGGACCTGAAGTGTCCCTCCTCCGGGGAGTGCGACAAGAACGACTGGCGCAACATCGAGCATCTGACGCCGCGCGATGAAGTCAAGTTCGTGATCGGCGACCGCGCCGACTACGAATGGGCGCGTGATGTAATGGCCCGGCACCAACTGCCGCGGCACTGCGCGGTGCTCATCTCGACGGTCTTCGGCAAGGTTGCGCCGGCGGCGGTCAGCGCCTGGATGTTGGAGGATCATCTGGAAGCGCGCTTTCAACTGCAGATGCACAAATACATCTGGGATCCGGCGATGCGGGGAGTCTGA
- the amrS gene encoding AmmeMemoRadiSam system radical SAM enzyme produces MTSGVVPTRYWHRLDDGRLQCDLCPRFCRMNEGQRGLCFVRMRQDDQVVLTTYGRSSGFCVDPIEKKPLHHFLPGTPVLSFGTAGCNLTCLFCQNWDISKSRETDTLADQASPETIARAAAALGCRSVAFTYNDPVIFLEYAIDVAAACREAGIKAVAVTAGYITPEPRREFYQYMDAANVDLKGFTEEFYRNVCGGHLAPVLDTLVYLKRETSVWFELTTLLIPGLNDTDPEIDAMTRWVVNNLGPDVPMHFTAFHPDWKMTDRPRTPAATLSRARRIARQNGVRYAYTGNIHDEEGESTYCPSCGEKLIGRDWYVLTDWRLDERGACGRCGTVIAGLFEARPGDWGAKRLPVRLEDFATPEDGAGAPHLSRRWKC; encoded by the coding sequence ATGACCAGCGGCGTAGTGCCGACCCGCTATTGGCACCGTCTGGATGACGGACGTCTCCAGTGCGACCTGTGCCCCCGGTTCTGCCGGATGAACGAGGGGCAGCGCGGGCTGTGTTTCGTGCGCATGCGCCAGGACGACCAAGTGGTGCTGACCACCTATGGCCGCTCCAGCGGGTTCTGCGTCGATCCGATCGAGAAAAAGCCGCTGCACCATTTCCTGCCGGGCACGCCGGTGCTGTCATTTGGCACCGCCGGCTGCAACCTGACCTGCCTGTTCTGCCAGAACTGGGACATCAGCAAGTCGCGCGAGACCGACACGCTGGCCGATCAGGCCTCGCCGGAGACGATCGCCCGTGCGGCGGCGGCACTGGGATGCCGCAGCGTGGCCTTCACCTATAACGATCCGGTGATCTTCCTGGAATACGCGATCGATGTGGCCGCCGCCTGCCGTGAAGCGGGCATCAAGGCCGTGGCGGTGACCGCCGGCTACATCACCCCCGAGCCGCGCCGTGAGTTCTACCAGTACATGGACGCGGCCAACGTCGATCTCAAGGGATTCACCGAGGAGTTTTATCGCAACGTCTGCGGCGGGCACCTCGCGCCGGTGCTGGACACGCTGGTCTACCTCAAGCGGGAGACCTCGGTCTGGTTCGAGTTGACCACGCTGCTGATTCCCGGCCTCAACGATACCGACCCCGAAATTGACGCAATGACCCGCTGGGTGGTCAACAACCTCGGCCCCGACGTGCCGATGCATTTCACCGCGTTCCATCCCGACTGGAAGATGACCGACCGTCCGCGCACACCGGCCGCAACGTTGTCGCGCGCCCGCCGGATCGCCCGGCAGAACGGCGTGCGCTATGCCTACACCGGCAACATTCACGACGAAGAGGGTGAATCCACCTACTGTCCATCGTGCGGCGAGAAACTGATCGGGCGCGACTGGTATGTGTTGACCGATTGGCGGCTGGATGAGCGCGGGGCATGCGGACGGTGCGGAACTGTGATCGCCGGCCTGTTCGAGGCGCGCCCGGGCGACTGGGGCGCCAAGCGGCTGCCGGTACGACTAGAGGATTTCGCCACGCCGGAAGACGGCGCGGGGGCCCCGCATCTTTCGCGCCGCTGGAAGTGCTGA
- a CDS encoding FdhF/YdeP family oxidoreductase has translation MAKPRVTAAGGVPALVYVWKKGRQAGGLLKLYRRLRTRNACKTCALGMGGQAGGMVNEAGHFPEVCKKSVQAQAGDMQRGISEEFFARSSIDHLRQLTSAELERLGRLAFPVIAGPEDRHFRRIGWDEALDLAGNAIAHAPPSETFFYSSGRSSNEAAFLFQLVARAFGSSNIHNCSFYCHAASSVALGLVLGTGTGTITLDDLGRADLALVAGANPASNHPRLITQLIQLRRRGGTVIVVNPIRELGLVRFRAPSDWRSMLFGSKISDIYLQPSAGGDVALFMALLKGALEHDGIDRDFIAAHTDGWPDVEADLRGARWDQLLSACGLSRGQVEEAVAAILRARRGIFLWAMGLTHHAHGVDNILALANLALARGWVGKPGCGLLPIRGHSNVQGVGTCGATPGLKRAFAERLERAYGITIPPEPGQDTYASMVAAAEGHIRAAVFLGGNLFASNPDRTWAAEALRRIDLTVSLTTKLNEGHIHGRGRTAIILPALARDEEFQATTQESMFSYVRLSEGGLPAVAGEMKSEVEIIAALAERILPPGRFDWRSLRSHRHLRREMARIVPGLEALKEIDTTKAEFAIPGRSFHVPDFATADRRARFHVTPLPPAPPGPGTLRLTTIRSEGQFNTVVYEEEDLYRGNRRRDVVMISPEDARQYLLSEGEVVTVRTDAGQMRAQVALIDIAPGTIAMYYPEANVLVPRRLDPASKTPAFKSVAAEIVKVWDRTAQPHDVPPYESPPAPYN, from the coding sequence GTGGCCAAGCCCCGTGTCACCGCCGCGGGCGGAGTGCCTGCCCTCGTTTACGTTTGGAAGAAGGGACGTCAGGCCGGTGGCCTGCTCAAACTCTACCGCCGGCTGCGGACGCGCAACGCCTGCAAGACCTGCGCCCTCGGCATGGGGGGGCAGGCCGGCGGGATGGTCAACGAGGCCGGGCATTTCCCCGAAGTCTGCAAGAAGTCGGTGCAGGCGCAGGCGGGAGACATGCAGCGCGGCATCAGCGAGGAGTTCTTCGCCCGTTCCTCGATCGATCATCTCAGGCAATTGACCTCGGCGGAGCTGGAGCGGCTGGGGCGACTGGCCTTTCCGGTGATCGCCGGTCCGGAGGACCGGCATTTCCGGCGCATCGGTTGGGATGAGGCGCTGGATCTGGCGGGGAACGCCATTGCCCATGCGCCGCCGTCTGAAACGTTTTTCTATTCCTCCGGTCGTTCGAGCAACGAAGCGGCCTTTCTCTTCCAACTGGTCGCGCGCGCCTTCGGCAGTTCCAACATCCACAATTGCTCGTTCTATTGCCATGCGGCCTCGAGCGTGGCGCTGGGACTGGTGCTCGGCACCGGCACCGGCACGATCACGCTCGACGATCTGGGCCGGGCCGATCTGGCGTTGGTGGCAGGCGCCAATCCCGCCAGCAATCACCCGCGACTGATCACGCAACTGATCCAACTGCGCCGTCGCGGCGGCACCGTGATTGTCGTCAATCCGATCCGGGAACTGGGGCTGGTGCGTTTCCGGGCGCCTTCGGACTGGCGCAGCATGCTGTTCGGGTCGAAGATCAGCGACATCTACCTGCAACCGAGCGCCGGCGGCGATGTCGCCCTGTTCATGGCGCTGTTGAAGGGGGCGCTCGAGCACGACGGCATCGATCGCGACTTCATCGCTGCGCACACCGACGGCTGGCCGGATGTCGAGGCCGATCTGCGAGGCGCGCGTTGGGATCAACTGTTGTCGGCCTGCGGGCTGTCGCGCGGACAAGTGGAGGAGGCGGTCGCCGCCATTCTCCGGGCACGGCGGGGGATCTTCCTCTGGGCGATGGGACTGACGCATCACGCGCATGGGGTGGACAACATCCTCGCGCTGGCGAATCTGGCGCTGGCGCGCGGGTGGGTGGGCAAACCCGGCTGCGGGCTTCTGCCGATTCGCGGGCATTCGAATGTGCAGGGTGTCGGCACCTGCGGAGCCACCCCGGGACTCAAACGCGCCTTTGCCGAGCGGCTGGAGCGGGCCTACGGCATCACAATCCCGCCGGAGCCGGGGCAGGACACCTACGCGTCGATGGTAGCGGCCGCCGAAGGGCATATCCGCGCGGCGGTGTTTTTGGGCGGCAATCTCTTCGCCTCCAATCCCGACCGAACGTGGGCGGCGGAGGCCTTGCGCCGCATCGATCTAACTGTCTCGTTGACGACGAAACTGAACGAGGGGCACATCCACGGACGCGGGCGGACGGCGATCATCCTGCCGGCGCTGGCGCGGGATGAGGAATTCCAGGCAACCACGCAGGAGTCCATGTTCAGTTATGTCCGTCTCTCCGAAGGCGGCTTGCCGGCGGTGGCGGGGGAGATGAAATCGGAAGTCGAGATTATTGCCGCTCTGGCCGAGCGGATCCTCCCGCCAGGACGGTTTGACTGGCGTTCGCTGCGCTCGCACCGCCATCTGCGCCGCGAAATGGCGCGGATTGTGCCGGGGCTGGAGGCGCTCAAAGAGATCGACACCACCAAGGCCGAGTTCGCCATTCCCGGACGGTCGTTTCATGTCCCCGATTTCGCCACCGCCGATCGCCGGGCCCGTTTCCATGTGACCCCATTGCCGCCGGCGCCGCCCGGTCCGGGCACATTGCGGCTGACGACCATCCGCTCGGAAGGGCAGTTCAACACCGTCGTGTACGAGGAGGAGGATCTCTACCGCGGCAATCGCCGGCGGGATGTGGTGATGATCTCGCCGGAGGACGCGCGTCAATACCTGCTCTCCGAAGGCGAAGTGGTGACGGTGCGGACGGACGCCGGACAGATGCGGGCGCAGGTGGCGTTGATCGACATCGCCCCCGGCACGATTGCCATGTACTACCCCGAGGCCAACGTTCTGGTTCCGCGGCGTCTGGACCCGGCCTCGAAGACGCCGGCGTTCAAGTCGGTGGCGGCCGAGATTGTCAAAGTCTGGGATCGGACGGCCCAACCGCATGATGTCCCCCCCTACGAAAGCCCGCCAGCGCCGTATAATTGA
- a CDS encoding thrombospondin type 3 repeat-containing protein codes for MLKSTRLSLPARLAILVAAVVFGAAAPQSGLDVTTADQVKTAPVTTLPEPTGSLTLDELRAYVDSAYSLTRGQPANPGSDDALEIIYGTDDRHDLYTVTDPQQLFVAQATCLVVSESELIDNGNGTYTLLTDPWVGTSQGALCFDEPFRGQLTAGFCSGFLVGPDLLATAGHCITNGGSCGSSAFVFGFAQIDGSTPPLTTIPAANVYFCNGIVNRQYTAEFDHTILRLDRPVVNREPLPIRRSGSVANGDPIFVVGHPVALPMKVANNAEVKNANGTIGWFQANTDTYGGNSGSPVFGVNSGVIEGILVRGAPDFVNDGCVHSNIVPNTGNPGSGLDFEEISKPFAFQAYVPELISSRGSVTLGRALYKCDTLVTLELRDDDLRGLLTAAVAVHTGAGDSETVILNETGESSGIFQGVVATQGGSPSPGNGLVDATDGDSLLAVYADADNGAGVPAADTALARIDCVGPIVSNVNTPVVLGSYAAIAFDTDEPASSNIRYGLVCVNRPGAASGAVTTSHLVGVGGLVPLTTYYFTVTAIDAAGNPATADNGGACFSFTTTDQADYFTEQFTTGDNDLDFRALTFTPDGSSDFYALCVEPAASFPTNPATGTLVSLADDGSAQVVLGSGASFPFYGTNYTSFYINANGNLTFGASSSVFDETLTAHFGLPRISLLFDDLNPAQGIGAIRRQQFANRMVVTFQNVPEYNGANFNSAQAELYFDGRIVITYLGIDATDGLAGLSRGTGVPLDFIESDLSAYSGCACPDVDGDGVCDIDDNCVLTPNPLQEDLDADAVGDACDNCPAAANPAQSDLDGDTVGDACDNCPALVNPAQEEGDDDGVGDLCDNCPLVSNPTQSDVDADSVGDACDNCPAIANKSQADTDGDKVADACDNCPYFVNPDQVGCLHQGDPVADSVLNVFDVVATVEVAFRGGAPILDVECPHAPAGRTDTNCDGITNIMDVINVIDAAFRGSAPTTCNPCACSAYPTGCP; via the coding sequence TTACCACTGCCGATCAGGTCAAGACCGCTCCGGTGACCACGCTTCCGGAGCCGACCGGGTCGCTGACATTGGACGAATTACGCGCCTACGTCGACTCGGCCTACTCGCTGACCCGTGGCCAGCCCGCGAATCCCGGCAGCGACGATGCCCTTGAAATCATCTATGGCACTGATGATCGGCATGACCTTTACACCGTCACCGATCCACAGCAGTTGTTCGTCGCGCAGGCGACCTGTCTGGTCGTCAGCGAAAGCGAGTTGATCGACAATGGCAACGGCACCTACACGCTGCTGACCGACCCGTGGGTGGGGACATCCCAGGGCGCGCTCTGTTTCGATGAACCCTTCCGCGGGCAGTTGACCGCGGGATTCTGCTCGGGATTCCTGGTCGGGCCGGACCTTCTGGCCACCGCCGGGCACTGCATCACCAACGGCGGCAGTTGCGGCAGCAGCGCGTTTGTCTTCGGGTTTGCGCAGATCGACGGGTCAACGCCGCCGCTGACGACGATCCCTGCCGCGAATGTCTACTTCTGCAATGGCATCGTCAATCGCCAGTACACCGCCGAATTCGATCACACAATCCTTCGCTTGGACCGTCCGGTGGTCAATCGCGAACCTCTGCCCATTCGTCGCAGCGGATCGGTCGCCAACGGCGATCCGATTTTCGTGGTTGGGCATCCGGTGGCCCTGCCAATGAAGGTCGCCAACAACGCCGAGGTGAAGAACGCGAACGGCACCATCGGTTGGTTTCAGGCCAACACCGACACCTATGGCGGCAACTCCGGCTCGCCGGTCTTCGGCGTCAACTCCGGCGTGATCGAGGGCATCCTCGTGCGCGGCGCGCCGGATTTTGTCAATGATGGCTGTGTGCACTCCAACATTGTCCCCAACACCGGCAATCCCGGCAGCGGACTGGACTTTGAAGAGATCAGCAAGCCCTTCGCGTTTCAGGCGTATGTGCCGGAGTTAATCTCGTCGCGCGGAAGCGTGACGTTGGGCCGCGCGCTGTACAAGTGCGACACCCTGGTGACGCTGGAACTGCGTGACGATGATCTGCGCGGTCTCCTGACCGCCGCGGTCGCGGTTCACACCGGCGCCGGCGACAGCGAGACGGTCATCCTGAACGAGACCGGCGAATCCTCCGGGATCTTCCAAGGCGTCGTGGCCACGCAGGGCGGGAGTCCATCACCAGGCAATGGCTTGGTGGATGCGACTGATGGCGACAGTTTGCTGGCGGTGTATGCCGATGCCGACAACGGCGCCGGTGTTCCGGCCGCCGACACCGCGTTGGCACGGATCGACTGCGTCGGACCGATTGTCTCGAATGTCAACACACCGGTCGTCCTCGGCTCCTATGCCGCGATCGCCTTCGACACCGATGAGCCGGCCTCTTCGAACATCCGCTACGGGCTGGTGTGCGTCAATCGGCCCGGCGCCGCGTCGGGCGCGGTGACCACCTCGCATCTGGTTGGCGTCGGCGGGCTGGTACCGTTGACCACGTACTACTTCACTGTTACTGCCATCGATGCCGCTGGCAATCCGGCCACCGCCGACAATGGCGGAGCCTGCTTCTCCTTCACGACCACCGACCAGGCCGACTACTTCACCGAGCAGTTCACCACCGGCGACAACGACCTGGACTTCCGTGCGTTGACCTTCACGCCGGATGGGTCGAGTGATTTCTATGCCTTGTGTGTTGAACCGGCGGCGTCCTTCCCCACCAACCCCGCCACCGGCACGTTGGTGTCGCTGGCGGATGATGGTTCCGCGCAAGTCGTTCTCGGCAGCGGCGCGTCGTTTCCGTTCTACGGCACGAACTATACGTCGTTCTACATCAACGCCAACGGCAATCTGACCTTCGGCGCGTCGAGCAGCGTCTTCGATGAGACACTCACAGCGCACTTTGGTCTGCCGCGAATCTCCCTGCTGTTCGACGATCTGAATCCGGCGCAGGGCATCGGCGCCATTCGCCGCCAGCAGTTCGCCAACCGGATGGTGGTCACTTTCCAGAATGTTCCGGAATACAACGGCGCCAACTTCAACAGCGCGCAAGCCGAGCTGTATTTTGACGGACGCATCGTCATCACGTATCTCGGCATCGACGCCACCGACGGCCTCGCGGGACTGTCGCGCGGCACCGGTGTGCCGTTGGACTTCATCGAGTCCGACCTGTCCGCCTATAGCGGCTGCGCCTGCCCGGATGTCGACGGCGACGGGGTCTGCGATATCGATGACAACTGCGTGCTGACGCCCAATCCCTTGCAGGAGGATCTTGACGCCGACGCTGTCGGCGATGCCTGCGACAACTGTCCGGCCGCCGCCAATCCCGCGCAGTCCGATCTGGACGGCGACACCGTCGGTGATGCCTGTGACAATTGCCCGGCGCTGGTCAATCCCGCCCAGGAGGAAGGCGACGACGACGGTGTCGGCGATCTGTGCGACAACTGCCCGCTTGTGTCCAATCCCACGCAGTCGGATGTCGACGCCGATTCGGTGGGGGATGCCTGCGACAACTGCCCCGCCATCGCCAACAAGTCGCAGGCCGACACCGATGGCGACAAGGTGGCCGACGCCTGCGACAATTGCCCGTACTTCGTCAATCCCGACCAAGTCGGGTGCCTGCACCAGGGCGACCCGGTCGCTGACAGCGTGCTTAATGTTTTCGATGTCGTGGCCACAGTCGAAGTGGCATTCCGGGGGGGAGCTCCCATCCTCGATGTGGAATGCCCCCATGCGCCCGCCGGGCGCACGGACACCAACTGCGACGGCATCACGAACATCATGGATGTCATCAATGTGATCGATGCGGCCTTCCGTGGCAGCGCACCCACGACCTGCAATCCCTGCGCGTGCAGCGCATACCCGACCGGCTGCCCATAG